The following coding sequences lie in one Polluticoccus soli genomic window:
- a CDS encoding cupin domain-containing protein gives MNIKSCFKLLPALFVIVYFSSCKEKGNNDTAHDHEHEHHGHDHPHSHDPAKETFSIDGLVAEVKTVPDSIIQYLHKQHHSHKVLERRMVPAGYETREMKYWKDHAVTLDQLPVINPGPGEYVHVMEGYKNGYKNLVIGITETFPGGAPPMHTHQGEESHVLLEGKILYALGDTMFTIEAPYIVNIPPMVPHAFKNIGDKTANLVVIFPTNVWQYDVLDYFPFSDSNMKRFGLANK, from the coding sequence ATGAACATCAAAAGCTGTTTTAAGCTCCTTCCAGCTCTATTTGTGATCGTCTACTTCAGCTCCTGCAAAGAGAAAGGCAATAACGATACCGCGCATGATCATGAACACGAACACCACGGTCATGACCATCCACACAGCCACGATCCTGCTAAAGAAACCTTTTCTATAGATGGTCTGGTGGCCGAAGTAAAAACAGTTCCGGATTCTATCATCCAATACCTGCACAAGCAACACCATTCTCACAAAGTGCTTGAAAGAAGAATGGTACCGGCTGGTTACGAAACCCGCGAAATGAAATACTGGAAGGACCATGCAGTAACGCTAGACCAGCTGCCCGTAATTAATCCCGGTCCCGGCGAGTACGTGCACGTAATGGAAGGCTACAAGAACGGCTACAAAAACCTTGTGATCGGTATTACAGAAACCTTCCCCGGTGGCGCGCCGCCCATGCATACACACCAGGGTGAAGAATCGCATGTGCTGCTGGAAGGGAAAATACTTTATGCCCTTGGCGACACAATGTTTACCATAGAAGCTCCATACATCGTCAACATACCACCAATGGTACCGCATGCGTTTAAAAACATAGGCGATAAAACAGCCAACCTGGTGGTAATATTCCCTACCAACGTGTGGCAATATGATGTGCTGGACTATTTCCCTTTTTCAGATTCGAACATGAAACGGTTTGGGTTGGCAAATAAATAA
- a CDS encoding carbon-nitrogen hydrolase family protein, producing the protein MKIALASPPIPSSLEAGLQSLEDLVKKAASQQAEIICFPESFLPGYPGMGYSREDRTAERLEPALEKVRDIAARHAIAIIIPMDLYVGDEVFNVAHVISNTGEVLGYQTKNQLDPSEDNIWKAGTERTMFEVNGLRFGISICHEGFRYGETVRWAAQRGAHIVFHPHFTGSNESGPTLTEWGSMANPYYEKAMMVRALENTIYFASINYASTYPESASAVIAPDGSLVAHERYGNAGVLVVDIDLAKATGFLAKRLKNELYGMGSEV; encoded by the coding sequence ATGAAAATAGCCCTCGCATCACCCCCAATACCATCCTCTCTCGAAGCCGGTTTGCAGTCGCTGGAAGACCTTGTTAAGAAGGCAGCCAGTCAGCAGGCAGAGATCATTTGTTTTCCTGAATCTTTTTTGCCTGGCTACCCTGGTATGGGTTATTCACGGGAAGATCGAACTGCAGAAAGGCTAGAGCCGGCTCTTGAAAAAGTAAGAGACATTGCTGCACGACATGCTATCGCCATTATCATTCCCATGGATTTGTATGTTGGCGATGAAGTGTTCAACGTGGCTCATGTTATATCGAACACTGGCGAGGTTCTCGGTTACCAAACCAAAAACCAGCTCGACCCTTCAGAAGACAATATATGGAAGGCTGGCACCGAGCGCACCATGTTTGAGGTGAACGGGTTGAGATTTGGCATCTCGATCTGCCACGAGGGATTTCGCTATGGCGAAACGGTGAGGTGGGCTGCACAACGCGGTGCGCACATCGTGTTCCATCCGCATTTTACCGGAAGCAACGAGTCTGGACCAACGTTGACAGAGTGGGGCAGTATGGCCAATCCTTACTATGAAAAGGCCATGATGGTTCGCGCGCTCGAGAATACCATCTACTTTGCCAGCATCAACTATGCCTCCACTTACCCCGAATCGGCCAGCGCAGTGATCGCACCCGACGGCAGCCTCGTTGCACACGAACGCTATGGAAATGCTGGTGTGCTCGTGGTAGATATAGATCTCGCTAAAGCAACCGGCTTCCTTGCTAAGAGGTTGAAGAATGAGTTGTATGGAATGGGTTCAGAGGTTTAA
- a CDS encoding ligand-binding sensor domain-containing protein yields the protein MKQFYLLLASTVIVSSCNGQDNNPQQLVSGHSKLVKTQGTGKYANIHCSLQDKAGNLWFGTTGEGVYRYDGKSFTQFTTNDGLSGNTVWSVLEDRSGNIWFGTDNGASRFDGATITRVPVALSISSDLTLSSASGKNPYEKNEVWSMMQYKDGTILFGSRDGMYRYNGRSFSRFLDDKNIINSEGLNLKMVDCMIQDKAGNIWFASGMLPGSEGLIKYDGKSLTRYRPGGEGWIRYVVEDRRGGLWIGTRHNGVWRYDGKDFTRFMEGNDIGLAALVDNAGNVWFSGGEKSDGYSSDGNVWLYDGATLKNIAANSVGNYGVWTMLEDKAGNIWFGTRNTGLYRYDGKTFTSFSE from the coding sequence ATGAAACAGTTTTACCTCCTATTAGCATCAACTGTAATTGTTTCTTCCTGCAATGGGCAGGATAATAACCCGCAACAGTTAGTTTCCGGCCATTCGAAACTGGTTAAAACACAAGGAACAGGCAAATATGCCAACATCCACTGCAGCCTGCAGGATAAAGCAGGAAATCTTTGGTTCGGTACTACCGGGGAAGGTGTTTACCGATACGATGGAAAAAGTTTTACCCAGTTTACTACGAATGACGGCCTAAGCGGTAATACCGTATGGTCGGTTTTAGAAGATAGATCGGGCAATATTTGGTTTGGAACGGACAACGGCGCCAGTCGGTTTGATGGGGCGACAATAACCCGTGTCCCGGTCGCGCTTTCTATTAGTAGTGATTTAACACTGAGTAGCGCTTCCGGGAAAAATCCATACGAGAAGAATGAGGTCTGGAGCATGATGCAGTACAAGGATGGCACGATCCTGTTCGGCAGCCGCGATGGAATGTATCGTTATAACGGGAGGTCTTTTAGTCGTTTCCTGGATGATAAAAACATCATAAATAGTGAAGGGCTCAACCTGAAGATGGTGGATTGTATGATACAGGATAAAGCCGGTAATATTTGGTTTGCATCGGGTATGTTGCCCGGCAGTGAAGGTTTGATCAAATATGACGGCAAGAGTCTTACGAGGTATAGACCCGGTGGTGAAGGGTGGATCCGTTATGTGGTAGAAGATCGCCGGGGCGGTTTGTGGATAGGCACCAGGCACAACGGAGTTTGGCGCTACGATGGAAAGGATTTTACGAGATTTATGGAAGGTAACGACATTGGACTGGCTGCCCTGGTGGATAACGCCGGTAATGTTTGGTTTAGCGGTGGCGAAAAAAGTGATGGTTATTCCAGCGATGGTAATGTTTGGCTTTACGATGGTGCGACTTTAAAGAACATTGCGGCTAATAGCGTGGGTAACTACGGCGTATGGACCATGCTGGAAGATAAAGCCGGTAACATTTGGTTTGGTACCCGGAACACAGGATTGTATCGGTACGATGGCAAAACGTTCACCAGCTTTTCTGAGTAA
- a CDS encoding oxygenase MpaB family protein, translating to MESQSTSLFVAKDSIVRKIWGNADTILFIFAGAAAEFALNKAVHWLYFTGKLPSDPLGRLFSTVSYARKIIFAPTAEANKAIDTIRNIHVAVEAARGAAIPDWAYRDVLFMLIHYSIASYELFERKLTNDEKEEVYNVFYRVGLRMGLKDLPPDYLTWLPARDAHLEANLEKSPYTLDLFKQYKKHLGALRFRVLIEGQKLVIPDRVKQMLDFSDFSLLTPVLPVYKVTKLMKMDWMLKNLLLPSEYKEEIRGLDKFGS from the coding sequence ATGGAAAGCCAAAGCACATCCTTGTTCGTTGCAAAAGACTCGATCGTCCGGAAGATCTGGGGCAATGCGGATACCATCCTGTTCATCTTTGCAGGCGCAGCAGCCGAGTTTGCGCTCAATAAGGCGGTGCACTGGCTGTACTTCACAGGCAAGCTTCCTTCCGATCCGTTGGGTCGCCTTTTCTCCACCGTTAGCTATGCAAGGAAGATCATATTCGCCCCAACTGCCGAAGCCAACAAAGCAATTGACACTATCCGCAACATACATGTCGCGGTAGAAGCAGCACGAGGCGCGGCCATTCCCGACTGGGCCTACCGCGACGTGTTGTTCATGCTCATACACTATTCTATTGCTTCTTACGAATTATTCGAACGAAAGCTAACCAACGATGAAAAGGAGGAGGTCTACAACGTTTTCTACCGCGTTGGCTTGCGGATGGGTTTGAAAGACCTGCCGCCTGATTATCTAACCTGGCTACCGGCCAGGGATGCACACCTGGAGGCAAACCTTGAGAAAAGTCCGTACACGCTCGACTTATTTAAGCAATACAAAAAACATTTGGGTGCTTTGCGGTTCAGGGTTCTCATTGAAGGACAAAAACTGGTGATACCAGACAGGGTAAAGCAGATGCTGGACTTCAGTGATTTTTCGCTGCTAACACCCGTGCTTCCAGTGTACAAGGTAACCAAACTGATGAAGATGGACTGGATGCTGAAGAACCTATTGCTGCCTTCTGAGTACAAAGAAGAGATCAGGGGACTGGACAAGTTTGGTTCGTAA
- a CDS encoding DUF1801 domain-containing protein, which yields MAEKKGKLAEIKTKATAASVEDFINNVPNEQKRADSLVILEMMKKATGEEPKMWGASIIGFGDKRYKSPASGREVDWFLIGFAPRKANLSIYLTMDIKKQATALEKLGKYKTGVGCLYINKLADIDIKVLKQMIDTALKLK from the coding sequence ATGGCTGAGAAAAAAGGAAAACTGGCAGAGATAAAAACAAAAGCTACCGCTGCCAGTGTTGAAGATTTTATCAATAATGTGCCGAATGAGCAAAAACGTGCTGACAGCTTGGTGATACTGGAAATGATGAAGAAAGCAACCGGCGAAGAACCCAAAATGTGGGGCGCCTCGATCATCGGTTTTGGCGATAAGAGATATAAAAGCCCAGCTTCAGGCAGAGAAGTTGACTGGTTCCTGATAGGTTTTGCGCCTCGCAAAGCCAACCTGTCCATCTATCTAACGATGGACATTAAAAAACAAGCAACCGCCCTTGAGAAACTGGGCAAATATAAAACCGGTGTTGGTTGCCTCTACATCAACAAGCTGGCTGATATCGATATCAAAGTGCTGAAACAGATGATTGATACAGCTCTGAAACTGAAGTAG
- a CDS encoding DEAD/DEAH box helicase → MKFEQYNISPEIKRSLEELGFKRPTDIQFRSIPSILKRDDVLAIAQTGTGKTAAFAIPVLHMLQQRSRDKRPGQVTCLVMVPTRELAIQISDVFKQLGKYTKVSILGLHGGVDQEPQVKKLDKGVDVLIATPGRMFDLIHQQFIDLSRVEILILDEADHMLDLGFIKDIQHIIRQLPRKHQTLFFSATIDDEIKDLAYSVVNNPIRIQVSPKDPVSKNVDHAVAYVEMDDKRFFLERLVKEYPENKILVFVRTKVRAERVLAAMERVGIKALTMHGGKEQEHRLQVMNEFKKGTVKMLIATDVSARGIDIPNVDYVVNYDLPDVPENYVHRVGRTGRGVQKGHAISFCSTEELPVLKEIQEYLGKDIQEMKIDKNDYRETIVFSEETPNDNWRKLLEDNEKAAEKLGKKKKKK, encoded by the coding sequence ATGAAATTTGAGCAATATAATATCTCGCCCGAGATCAAACGGAGTTTGGAAGAGCTTGGCTTTAAGCGTCCCACGGACATCCAATTCAGATCCATCCCCTCTATATTAAAGAGAGACGATGTATTAGCTATTGCGCAAACAGGCACCGGTAAAACTGCTGCTTTTGCTATCCCGGTACTACACATGCTTCAGCAACGCAGCCGGGATAAAAGGCCCGGCCAGGTGACCTGCCTGGTGATGGTGCCTACACGCGAGCTGGCGATACAGATCTCCGACGTATTCAAACAGCTTGGGAAATATACCAAAGTAAGCATACTGGGACTGCACGGAGGTGTTGACCAGGAACCGCAGGTGAAGAAACTTGATAAGGGTGTAGATGTACTTATTGCCACGCCGGGCCGTATGTTCGATCTCATCCACCAGCAATTCATCGACCTCAGCCGGGTGGAGATATTGATACTGGATGAAGCCGACCATATGCTGGACCTCGGTTTCATTAAAGACATTCAACACATCATCAGGCAGCTGCCACGCAAACACCAGACCTTATTCTTCTCAGCTACCATTGATGATGAGATCAAAGACCTCGCTTATTCGGTAGTGAACAATCCCATCAGGATACAGGTATCGCCCAAAGACCCGGTTTCCAAAAACGTAGACCACGCTGTGGCCTATGTAGAGATGGACGACAAACGCTTTTTCCTGGAGCGCCTGGTAAAGGAATATCCTGAGAATAAAATACTGGTCTTCGTTCGCACTAAGGTGCGCGCAGAAAGAGTGCTGGCGGCCATGGAGCGTGTTGGCATCAAAGCATTGACCATGCACGGCGGCAAGGAACAAGAGCATCGCCTGCAGGTAATGAACGAGTTCAAGAAAGGCACCGTCAAAATGCTTATTGCCACAGATGTGAGTGCCCGTGGTATCGATATACCCAATGTTGACTATGTAGTGAATTACGATCTCCCCGATGTGCCTGAAAACTACGTACACCGCGTGGGCCGTACAGGACGTGGTGTACAGAAAGGTCACGCCATTTCGTTTTGCAGCACAGAAGAATTACCTGTGCTGAAAGAGATACAGGAGTACCTTGGAAAAGACATCCAGGAAATGAAGATCGATAAGAACGACTATAGAGAGACCATCGTCTTCTCTGAAGAAACACCAAATGACAATTGGCGTAAGCTGCTTGAAGACAATGAAAAAGCGGCGGAAAAACTTGGAAAGAAAAAGAAGAAAAAATAA